A genomic region of Methanosarcina thermophila TM-1 contains the following coding sequences:
- a CDS encoding AMP-binding protein, with amino-acid sequence MRIDAYISEYARKTPQNIALEEGTNSISYSCLDTDINAIASHLTDFNHCRFAILAESSMRYIKMLMAVYRSANIAIPLPIEFPRFSLEKLLDTAHINNILTTDTQYSRFGEGFFERFGTVIVLSRDTSVNILRKNIETERNNPELRLVLYTSGTTGTPKGVMLSDRNLVSNAESIIKVLRLTSSDKGALVNIPSSCFWEFHN; translated from the coding sequence ATGCGGATTGATGCGTATATCAGCGAGTACGCCAGAAAAACCCCTCAAAATATTGCTCTTGAAGAGGGCACAAATTCCATTTCCTATAGCTGCCTTGACACTGATATAAATGCTATTGCTTCACATTTGACAGATTTTAATCACTGTCGGTTTGCAATCCTGGCAGAGTCAAGCATGCGGTATATAAAGATGCTTATGGCAGTATACCGATCAGCTAACATTGCCATTCCTCTGCCAATAGAATTTCCCAGGTTCAGTCTTGAGAAGCTTCTTGACACAGCCCATATCAACAATATCCTCACAACCGATACCCAGTACTCAAGATTTGGAGAGGGATTTTTTGAGCGTTTTGGAACTGTAATAGTTCTTTCCAGGGATACTTCCGTAAACATTCTCCGCAAAAATATCGAGACTGAACGGAATAATCCTGAACTTCGGCTTGTTCTTTATACCTCAGGCACAACAGGTACTCCAAAAGGAGTCATGTTAAGTGACAGAAATCTTGTATCAAATGCAGAATCCATAATCAAGGTACTTCGGCTAACCTCCAGTGATAAAGGAGCGCTTGTAAATATCCCCTCATCATGCTTTTGGGAATTCCATAATTAA
- a CDS encoding 4'-phosphopantetheinyl transferase family protein, producing MPFLVSLDEIPHLWQHSDALIFLVDLNDYDTLNTGYLSSIELESLARLKTSYFKRRYIISRTVLKRILCKVTGERSASGISTYKDRNGRVCILNNSELYICISYTESVAVLAVSKVEIGIDIELEKKLALKSNLKDLSMKLLSTDEPISDTDLLKIWTLKEAYSKFSNNKMHLIFNKELDLSSVNYRTFILNEKYILSVITSSKSHTININRLHRIDFNYD from the coding sequence TTGCCGTTCCTCGTTTCCCTCGATGAAATTCCCCACCTGTGGCAACATAGCGATGCTCTTATTTTTCTTGTTGACCTAAATGATTATGACACCCTCAATACAGGTTACCTCAGCAGTATAGAATTGGAATCCCTTGCGAGATTAAAGACCAGTTATTTTAAGAGAAGGTATATTATCTCCAGAACAGTTTTAAAACGAATTCTATGCAAGGTTACTGGTGAACGTTCTGCTTCAGGAATATCTACATATAAAGACAGGAATGGGAGAGTCTGCATCCTTAATAACAGTGAACTTTACATTTGTATCTCATACACCGAAAGTGTTGCAGTTCTTGCAGTCTCAAAAGTCGAGATAGGCATTGATATTGAGCTTGAGAAAAAACTGGCTCTTAAGAGTAATTTGAAAGATCTGAGCATGAAACTCTTATCTACGGACGAGCCCATAAGTGATACCGATCTTTTAAAAATATGGACTTTGAAAGAAGCTTATTCCAAGTTTTCGAATAATAAAATGCATCTTATTTTCAATAAAGAACTGGATCTCAGCAGTGTCAACTATCGGACCTTTATTTTAAATGAGAAATACATATTATCTGTTATAACAAGTTCAAAATCGCATACTATCAATATAAATCGCCTTCATAGAATCGATTTTAACTACGATTAA
- a CDS encoding cytochrome b5 domain-containing protein, protein MKEYTLEELAEYNGKNGKMYVAYQGQVYDVSDSYLWEGGVHQGLHDSGRDLTEEMDEAPHGPEIFKDFPVVGTLKE, encoded by the coding sequence ATGAAAGAATATACACTTGAAGAACTTGCAGAGTACAACGGCAAAAACGGCAAGATGTATGTTGCCTATCAAGGTCAAGTCTATGATGTTTCAGACAGTTATCTATGGGAAGGTGGCGTCCACCAGGGACTGCATGACTCAGGAAGAGACCTTACTGAAGAAATGGATGAGGCGCCTCATGGGCCTGAAATATTTAAGGACTTTCCTGTTGTAGGAACTTTGAAAGAGTGA
- a CDS encoding thioredoxin domain-containing protein, translating into MGKEYRKPNRLINEKSPYLLQHAYNPVDWYPWGEEAFDKARKENKPIFLSIGYSTCHWCHVMAHESFEDEEVARLMNKAFVCIKVDREERPDIDNVYMTVCQIMLGRGGWPLNIIMTPSMKPFFAGTYIPKKSRFNQTGMLELVPRIEEIWKRQNKEILDSAEKITASIQNMITESAGASIGETIIEEAYEELLNSFDNEYGGFQRAPKFPTPHKIFFLLRYWKRSGNPEALHMVEYTLENMYRGGIHDHLGSGFHRYSTDNMWIVPHFEKMLYDQALIATAYIEAYQATGKSLYKEAAEGVLGYVLRDLTSPEGGFYCGEDADVDGEEGKYYLWNLEEISSVLSPEESELITQVFNLSPEGNFEEEIRGKKTGTNILYLSRPPETIAAEMGVPSDEIKNRIEVAKEKLLAARNKRKRPAKDDKILTDWTGLMITAFAKGFQAFGEEKYLKAAANAADFILSRLYSPDKRLLHRYREGEAGIPGTADDYAFLINGLLDLYEAGFELRYLKAALCLNKEFLEHFWDPVQGGFFFTADDSESLIFRKKEFADAAIPSGNSIEMLNLLRLARVTADPELEDKAQELGRAFSKHIKKMPSGYTQFLSAFDFGLGPTYQVVIAGKRESADTERILEELRAYFIPNKVLVFRPEGKDPEITNLATYTKDQTPIEGKATVYVCQNYECQLPTTEVNEMLKMLNV; encoded by the coding sequence CTGGGAAAAGAATACAGAAAACCTAACCGCCTGATAAATGAAAAGAGCCCTTATCTTCTCCAGCACGCCTATAATCCTGTGGATTGGTATCCATGGGGAGAAGAGGCTTTTGATAAAGCCAGAAAAGAAAATAAACCTATTTTTCTGTCAATTGGTTACTCCACCTGCCACTGGTGCCATGTGATGGCACATGAGTCTTTTGAGGACGAAGAAGTAGCAAGACTCATGAATAAGGCTTTTGTTTGCATAAAAGTAGACCGGGAAGAACGACCTGATATTGACAATGTCTATATGACAGTCTGCCAGATTATGTTAGGAAGAGGGGGCTGGCCGCTTAATATTATCATGACTCCAAGCATGAAACCTTTTTTTGCCGGAACCTACATTCCTAAAAAGTCCCGTTTTAACCAGACAGGAATGCTTGAGCTCGTGCCCAGGATAGAGGAGATCTGGAAAAGGCAAAATAAAGAAATACTTGATTCGGCTGAAAAAATCACGGCTTCTATCCAGAATATGATCACAGAGTCAGCGGGAGCGAGCATAGGGGAGACTATAATAGAAGAAGCTTATGAAGAATTGTTGAATTCTTTTGATAATGAATACGGTGGTTTTCAGAGAGCCCCAAAATTTCCTACACCACATAAAATATTCTTTTTGCTCCGTTACTGGAAACGCAGCGGAAATCCTGAAGCTCTTCATATGGTAGAATACACCCTGGAAAACATGTACAGGGGAGGAATCCATGACCATCTGGGTTCGGGTTTCCATCGTTACTCTACAGATAATATGTGGATTGTTCCTCACTTTGAAAAAATGCTGTACGACCAGGCTCTTATTGCGACCGCATATATAGAAGCCTATCAGGCTACCGGAAAGAGCCTATATAAAGAAGCAGCAGAGGGAGTTCTCGGCTATGTGCTAAGAGATCTTACATCTCCGGAAGGTGGATTTTACTGTGGAGAAGATGCCGACGTAGATGGAGAGGAAGGAAAGTATTATCTCTGGAATTTAGAGGAAATCAGTAGTGTGCTTAGTCCTGAAGAATCCGAGCTGATTACACAGGTGTTCAATCTCAGCCCAGAAGGTAATTTTGAAGAGGAAATAAGAGGTAAAAAGACAGGGACCAATATTCTTTATTTGTCCCGCCCCCCGGAAACCATTGCTGCCGAGATGGGAGTTCCCTCAGACGAGATTAAGAATCGGATAGAAGTAGCTAAAGAAAAACTTCTTGCAGCCCGGAATAAACGTAAAAGACCTGCAAAAGATGACAAAATTCTCACAGATTGGACTGGACTTATGATTACAGCTTTTGCAAAAGGTTTCCAGGCCTTTGGGGAAGAAAAGTATCTGAAAGCTGCCGCAAATGCTGCAGATTTTATTCTCAGCAGGCTCTACAGTCCCGATAAACGACTGCTTCACCGATATAGAGAAGGGGAAGCCGGAATTCCCGGGACTGCTGATGACTACGCATTTCTGATTAATGGACTTCTGGATCTTTACGAGGCAGGATTCGAACTTCGCTATCTTAAAGCAGCCCTTTGCCTTAATAAGGAATTCCTTGAACATTTCTGGGATCCTGTTCAGGGTGGGTTCTTCTTTACCGCAGACGATAGTGAATCACTTATTTTCAGGAAAAAAGAATTTGCTGATGCAGCCATACCATCAGGTAACTCCATTGAGATGTTGAACCTTCTTCGACTTGCGAGAGTGACTGCAGATCCTGAGTTAGAAGATAAAGCTCAGGAGCTGGGACGTGCTTTTTCAAAACACATAAAGAAAATGCCATCAGGGTACACCCAGTTTTTATCAGCGTTTGATTTTGGGCTGGGTCCTACATATCAGGTAGTAATTGCAGGAAAGCGTGAGTCTGCGGACACGGAGCGTATACTCGAAGAACTCAGGGCTTATTTTATCCCCAATAAAGTGCTGGTTTTCAGACCTGAAGGAAAAGATCCAGAGATTACAAATCTGGCAACATATACGAAAGACCAGACTCCTATAGAGGGAAAAGCCACTGTATACGTCTGCCAGAATTATGAATGTCAGCTTCCTACTACTGAGGTCAATGAGATGTTAAAAATGCTAAATGTATGA
- a CDS encoding adenylate kinase family protein, producing MLIGLTGTPGTGKTTVSNFLERKRHWKVIHLNDLIKEEHLYTEIDKERDAVIADMELIRQRLAEIISGKEDEVIILESHLAHYIADTVIVLRLYPPELKIRLKARSYSEEKIKENVEAEALDVILVEAFEWCEKVFEINTTGKSIEETGQDIEKIIEHILSGSEEELLEYKPGSIDWIDLVD from the coding sequence ATGTTAATAGGACTCACCGGTACACCGGGCACTGGAAAAACCACAGTTAGCAATTTTCTTGAAAGAAAAAGGCACTGGAAAGTAATTCATCTTAACGACCTCATCAAAGAAGAGCATCTTTACACTGAGATTGATAAGGAGAGGGACGCTGTCATTGCAGATATGGAACTTATCAGGCAGCGTCTTGCAGAGATTATTAGTGGAAAGGAAGATGAGGTAATAATTCTTGAAAGTCATCTTGCTCATTACATTGCGGATACTGTAATTGTACTCAGGTTATATCCTCCTGAACTAAAAATAAGGTTAAAAGCGCGAAGTTATTCAGAAGAAAAGATAAAGGAGAATGTTGAGGCTGAAGCTCTCGATGTAATTTTAGTTGAAGCCTTTGAATGGTGTGAAAAAGTTTTTGAAATCAATACGACAGGCAAAAGCATTGAAGAAACGGGACAGGATATAGAAAAAATCATAGAACACATTTTAAGCGGCAGTGAGGAAGAACTATTAGAGTATAAACCTGGATCAATTGACTGGATTGACCTCGTTGATTGA
- a CDS encoding acyltransferase, with translation MTTLVSNRDKVTFGEIADHYHSNKLLFGIKYFKNWILERLASSAPVPSWRAAFHRMRGVNLGRNVYVGYDVVFDRIHPELITVGDYSEIGDRCILSAHTRGSLTTRQAYPRTMAPIKIGRGVCVNPGCIITQGVEIGDNSIIGIGSVVSRSISPNSLALGYPARVVKKLEGVGELKT, from the coding sequence ATGACTACTTTAGTATCCAATAGAGACAAAGTAACCTTTGGCGAAATAGCTGACCATTATCACAGCAATAAACTCCTTTTTGGAATTAAATATTTTAAAAATTGGATTCTGGAGCGGCTTGCTTCAAGCGCTCCTGTTCCTTCCTGGAGGGCAGCATTTCACAGGATGCGGGGTGTAAATCTAGGGCGGAATGTATATGTCGGCTATGACGTGGTTTTTGATAGGATTCACCCTGAGTTAATTACAGTAGGGGATTACTCTGAGATTGGCGACCGTTGCATACTGTCTGCTCATACAAGAGGCAGTTTGACTACAAGGCAGGCATACCCGAGAACTATGGCTCCCATAAAAATAGGAAGGGGAGTTTGTGTGAATCCAGGATGTATAATTACTCAGGGGGTTGAGATTGGGGATAACTCAATAATCGGTATCGGATCCGTAGTTAGTCGCAGTATTTCTCCAAATAGTCTTGCTCTTGGCTATCCTGCCAGGGTTGTGAAAAAACTCGAAGGTGTAGGTGAACTTAAGACCTGA
- a CDS encoding adenine nucleotide alpha hydrolase family protein, with translation MSKLICKKCVLDSDIPGIQINEESGLCHFCETYTPLTLQEKTDYLTRIEKLFEQYAGTGNYDVIYALSGGKDSSYTLYKLKKDYPFLKVLAVQFNNGFTSEGAIKNAKKICEITGCDYFQLTMKEEILLDTFRKAAESYDAFPRFAKYRASDICNVCISIIKQKLIEKAITEKAPFIVFAFTAGQSPNPIIPLSANFLKWSRNLFETQLQKIGVDDKDEVFLLKKSVLANLGENVPSILHPLCLWDYNEDVILETLLEIGWESPGINDSNSTNCILNSFACYNHLKKYGFHSYTFDIAGLVRSGDMSREEGFEKITQELSQPLIMEAAKKLNFDLNRF, from the coding sequence ATGTCAAAGCTAATATGCAAAAAGTGTGTTCTTGATTCCGATATTCCCGGTATCCAGATTAACGAGGAAAGTGGTCTCTGCCATTTCTGTGAGACATATACTCCTCTTACTCTTCAGGAAAAGACTGATTATCTGACAAGAATAGAAAAACTTTTTGAACAATACGCAGGGACGGGAAACTACGATGTAATTTATGCACTTTCAGGGGGCAAAGACTCCTCATACACCCTTTATAAACTTAAAAAAGATTACCCCTTTTTGAAAGTTCTGGCTGTTCAGTTCAATAATGGTTTTACTTCCGAGGGTGCAATTAAAAACGCAAAAAAGATTTGTGAGATTACAGGCTGTGATTATTTCCAGTTGACAATGAAAGAGGAAATTCTGCTTGATACATTCCGAAAAGCTGCTGAATCTTATGACGCCTTTCCTAGATTTGCCAAATATCGAGCCAGTGATATCTGTAATGTTTGCATCAGTATCATTAAGCAAAAACTGATCGAAAAAGCCATCACTGAGAAGGCTCCTTTTATTGTATTTGCTTTTACAGCTGGTCAGTCTCCTAATCCTATAATCCCTCTCTCGGCAAATTTTCTCAAGTGGTCAAGAAACCTGTTTGAAACCCAGCTCCAAAAAATAGGGGTTGATGATAAGGATGAAGTTTTCCTCCTGAAAAAATCGGTTCTTGCAAATCTGGGTGAGAATGTTCCGAGTATCCTTCATCCTCTCTGCCTATGGGATTATAATGAAGATGTAATACTTGAGACCCTGCTTGAAATCGGCTGGGAATCCCCAGGAATCAACGACAGCAACTCAACTAACTGTATCTTGAATTCCTTTGCCTGTTACAACCACCTGAAGAAATATGGATTCCACTCATACACCTTTGATATTGCAGGGCTTGTTCGAAGCGGGGATATGTCGAGGGAAGAAGGGTTTGAGAAAATTACTCAGGAACTCTCTCAACCCCTGATAATGGAGGCTGCAAAGAAGCTTAATTTCGATTTAAATCGATTTTGA
- a CDS encoding nicotinamide-nucleotide adenylyltransferase, which yields MVRAFYIGRFQPYHFGHHAIIKQIAEEVDELVIGIGSAQKSHEPTDPFTAGERVLMLYNALENLPIRHYVLPIEDVRYNSIWVHHVASRTPNFQVVYSNNPLVIQLFREAGFCVKESPLYVREKYSGTEIRRRMVAGEKWEHLVPKPIVEVIKEIDGVTRLRNVSASDSTSSL from the coding sequence ATGGTGCGAGCTTTTTATATTGGACGTTTTCAACCGTATCATTTCGGGCACCATGCTATAATTAAGCAGATTGCGGAAGAAGTTGACGAATTGGTCATAGGCATAGGAAGCGCCCAGAAAAGTCACGAACCCACTGATCCTTTTACGGCAGGGGAAAGAGTGTTGATGCTGTACAATGCGCTTGAAAATCTCCCTATCCGACACTATGTTCTCCCCATTGAAGACGTCAGATATAACTCTATCTGGGTTCATCACGTTGCATCCCGAACTCCAAATTTTCAAGTAGTGTACTCAAACAATCCACTTGTTATTCAACTCTTCCGAGAAGCCGGGTTTTGCGTAAAGGAATCCCCCCTTTATGTTCGGGAGAAATATTCTGGCACGGAGATCCGGAGGCGGATGGTTGCAGGGGAGAAATGGGAACACCTTGTTCCAAAACCTATTGTGGAAGTCATAAAGGAAATTGATGGAGTAACTCGCTTAAGAAATGTTTCTGCCAGTGATAGCACTTCTTCGCTATGA
- a CDS encoding DUF362 domain-containing protein, which yields MNTKVSIVRCHDYSNVKDAVKEALNLIGGLEKIITSGNRVLLKPNVLAIRPPEDAVTTHPAVVAAMCELVSEVGGIPVIGDGSGIVKPGSTSTSQALKESGIERVASDYGVELINFETSGYVEVNVPGAKEFSRLYISKAILEADVIISLPKLKTHELTLYTGAVKNFFGAVPQKTRKQAHFLEDRRRFGQAIIDIYSVVKPQLAVMDGVVGMEGNGPSNGTPIKTGVIMASYDCVALDIVASELIGIDPLKVPTNRAALARGFGTEHPEIVGTPLEKVKVGFKRPEGGITAYIPSFLMKMLRKQLAVKPIINTSNCALCRACVSNCSVHAIEETDSVLKINDEKCIQCYCCRELCPNDAVEIKKSPLLKLVARSRS from the coding sequence ATGAATACCAAGGTCTCAATTGTTCGATGCCATGATTACTCAAACGTGAAAGATGCGGTTAAAGAGGCGCTGAACCTTATAGGCGGGCTTGAGAAAATTATAACTTCTGGCAACCGCGTACTTCTCAAACCCAATGTGCTTGCTATCCGACCGCCAGAGGATGCCGTCACAACCCATCCTGCAGTAGTAGCTGCAATGTGCGAGCTTGTCTCAGAAGTGGGAGGTATTCCAGTTATAGGGGATGGTTCAGGTATTGTAAAACCCGGTTCTACCTCTACTTCGCAGGCGCTTAAGGAGTCAGGCATTGAGAGGGTTGCCTCAGATTATGGGGTGGAACTTATCAATTTTGAGACATCAGGCTATGTTGAGGTTAATGTTCCGGGTGCCAAGGAGTTCTCACGACTGTATATCTCAAAAGCTATACTTGAAGCTGATGTAATTATCTCACTTCCAAAGCTCAAAACCCATGAACTCACACTATACACTGGGGCTGTAAAAAATTTCTTCGGCGCAGTACCTCAGAAAACTCGAAAACAAGCTCACTTTCTGGAGGATCGACGCCGTTTCGGGCAAGCAATTATCGACATATATTCTGTAGTCAAACCCCAACTTGCAGTTATGGACGGTGTGGTCGGAATGGAAGGAAATGGTCCGTCCAATGGTACGCCTATAAAAACAGGCGTAATTATGGCAAGTTATGATTGCGTAGCCCTGGATATTGTAGCTTCAGAGCTTATAGGAATCGATCCTTTGAAGGTTCCTACAAATAGGGCTGCTCTTGCAAGGGGATTTGGGACTGAACATCCTGAGATTGTAGGGACACCTCTTGAAAAGGTGAAGGTCGGGTTTAAAAGACCGGAAGGCGGAATCACTGCTTACATACCTTCTTTTCTCATGAAAATGCTTCGAAAGCAGTTAGCTGTAAAACCCATTATTAACACTTCAAATTGTGCCCTTTGCAGAGCCTGTGTTTCGAATTGTTCGGTTCATGCCATTGAAGAAACTGACAGTGTACTGAAAATTAACGACGAGAAATGCATTCAATGTTATTGCTGCCGCGAACTTTGTCCTAACGATGCGGTAGAAATAAAGAAATCACCGCTTCTTAAACTTGTAGCCCGGAGCAGAAGTTAA
- a CDS encoding class I adenylate-forming enzyme family protein has protein sequence MASGGSVCVGNMNFIASVFNLIESDVSIFYGVPSTYRILLKYPDRFKRSFAKVRTAASAGGGMDKAIVKEMKELVPGLEILPMYGQTEATARLAYLPAEDVDEFVDTIGKAIPGVTLDVFDSDCNPAEINTTGELVAAGDNIMLGYLDDEIATEKKIINGWLHTGDLAQKLPNGYIRLLGRKDDLIKIGDHRVNPREIERNIEENTEVSKVFVVPVPHELMGTAISLLVIPSERNRNRKSVFVLP, from the coding sequence CTGGCGTCTGGGGGTTCGGTCTGTGTTGGGAATATGAATTTCATTGCTTCAGTTTTCAACCTTATAGAATCAGATGTCTCAATATTTTATGGAGTACCCAGCACTTACCGTATACTTCTCAAATATCCTGATAGATTCAAACGATCCTTTGCAAAGGTCAGAACTGCTGCATCGGCAGGTGGAGGAATGGATAAAGCTATTGTGAAAGAAATGAAGGAGTTAGTTCCTGGTCTTGAAATCCTTCCTATGTACGGCCAGACTGAAGCGACTGCTAGACTTGCCTACCTGCCCGCAGAAGATGTGGATGAGTTTGTTGACACTATAGGAAAAGCAATTCCTGGTGTTACACTTGATGTTTTTGACTCCGATTGCAATCCCGCAGAGATTAACACAACAGGCGAACTGGTTGCTGCTGGAGATAATATTATGCTGGGTTATCTGGACGACGAGATTGCAACTGAAAAGAAAATTATCAATGGTTGGCTTCATACCGGCGATCTTGCACAGAAACTTCCCAATGGATATATCCGACTTCTCGGGCGCAAAGATGACCTTATAAAAATAGGTGACCATCGTGTTAATCCGCGAGAGATTGAAAGAAATATAGAAGAGAATACCGAGGTCTCCAAGGTTTTTGTCGTACCTGTGCCTCATGAGCTTATGGGAACTGCAATCAGTCTCCTTGTCATACCTTCAGAAAGGAACAGAAATCGAAAATCTGTTTTCGTTCTGCCGTAA
- the uppS gene encoding polyprenyl diphosphate synthase: MSWNSRILRAGLRFLKDRVFSIFYREYEKRLEIDILNSEIPHHVAVIMDGNRRYAGQLGKTRSYGHAMGAEVTEKVIEWCYEIGIKQLTLYAFSTENFQRSEEEVDGLFNLINEKFLKLYSDPRTHEQEIQVRVIGDRSKLPAFLNESIEKTEKATENYRKFHLNVAIAYGGRQDIIQAVRDIASCISNGKLSLEEVDENLISKHLYPAPGVSVPNVDLIIRTGGDERISNFLPWQANGSECAAYFCAPFWPEFRKIDLLRSIRVYQARKAERKLEQSYRASKVVNFLKIGNRGEKFEEIGQLQSVKRQGIS; encoded by the coding sequence ATGTCCTGGAACAGCAGAATCTTGCGAGCGGGACTTCGTTTTTTGAAAGACCGCGTCTTCAGTATATTTTATCGTGAATATGAGAAAAGACTCGAGATAGACATTCTGAACTCAGAAATTCCACATCATGTAGCTGTGATTATGGATGGGAACCGCAGGTATGCGGGACAGCTGGGAAAGACTCGGAGTTACGGGCATGCAATGGGGGCAGAAGTTACTGAAAAGGTAATTGAGTGGTGCTATGAGATAGGAATAAAGCAGCTTACTCTTTACGCCTTTTCTACGGAAAATTTTCAACGCTCAGAAGAGGAAGTTGACGGTCTCTTCAACCTTATCAACGAGAAGTTCCTGAAACTCTACTCTGACCCAAGAACACATGAACAGGAGATACAGGTCCGCGTCATAGGAGACAGGTCAAAACTACCTGCTTTTCTTAATGAGTCGATTGAAAAAACAGAAAAAGCTACGGAGAACTACAGGAAATTTCACCTTAACGTTGCTATTGCCTATGGAGGCAGGCAGGATATAATTCAAGCAGTCCGTGATATTGCAAGTTGTATTTCCAATGGAAAACTCTCCCTTGAGGAGGTAGATGAAAATCTTATTTCAAAACATCTTTACCCTGCCCCGGGAGTTTCTGTTCCGAACGTTGACCTCATTATCCGAACTGGAGGAGATGAAAGGATTTCAAATTTCCTTCCCTGGCAGGCTAACGGGAGTGAATGTGCCGCTTATTTCTGTGCTCCTTTCTGGCCAGAGTTTCGAAAAATCGATCTTCTACGCTCTATTCGAGTATATCAAGCCAGAAAAGCTGAAAGAAAACTGGAACAATCATACAGAGCCTCAAAAGTTGTAAATTTTCTGAAAATAGGAAACCGTGGGGAAAAATTCGAAGAGATTGGACAGCTCCAATCAGTAAAAAGGCAGGGGATTTCCTGA
- a CDS encoding rhodanese-like domain-containing protein — MDTVSELNSHPLKIYFQRDEGSNGITPVITAQDHLQYNLKLLKTENVGDKEIVVTCPSGVQAMIAARILTREGAGRTKISNDRKLTGGKKKPEKSRRDFTGKRIQKT, encoded by the coding sequence ATGGATACTGTTAGCGAGTTAAATTCGCATCCCTTAAAGATTTACTTTCAGAGGGATGAGGGATCAAATGGTATAACACCTGTAATTACGGCTCAGGATCATCTTCAGTATAATTTAAAATTACTGAAAACTGAAAACGTGGGAGACAAAGAAATTGTGGTTACATGCCCTTCAGGCGTACAGGCAATGATAGCTGCCAGAATACTGACCAGGGAAGGTGCAGGGAGAACCAAAATTTCTAACGACAGAAAACTCACTGGCGGGAAGAAGAAACCTGAGAAAAGCCGGAGGGATTTTACTGGGAAAAGAATACAGAAAACCTAA
- a CDS encoding DUF2551 domain-containing protein produces MIKYLGRDESGIRKVVLNLFLTGGKFTTGEVYDYLDKGNFEVSYRGVSAMVGLMNTRLGILSINVSGDHNVYSLKENYKNIVGSVLENY; encoded by the coding sequence TTGATAAAGTATCTCGGTAGGGATGAAAGCGGGATACGCAAGGTTGTGCTCAATCTCTTCCTGACCGGAGGCAAGTTCACCACCGGTGAAGTTTACGATTACCTGGATAAAGGGAATTTTGAGGTAAGCTACCGAGGAGTCTCGGCTATGGTCGGGCTTATGAACACAAGGCTCGGGATCCTGAGCATAAATGTCTCCGGAGATCACAACGTATATTCCCTTAAAGAAAACTACAAAAACATTGTCGGCTCCGTGCTTGAAAACTACTGA
- a CDS encoding AMP-binding enzyme, with product MSLWELQSVSLSYLQKGTEIENLFSFCRKNLPGYLCPREILFIDHLPLSENGKISXRSIIEEYKHVKANMQKVCS from the coding sequence ATGAGCTTATGGGAACTGCAATCAGTCTCCTTGTCATACCTTCAGAAAGGAACAGAAATCGAAAATCTGTTTTCGTTCTGCCGTAAAAACCTTCCAGGCTACCTGTGCCCAAGAGAAATCCTGTTCATTGATCATCTACCCTTGAGCGAAAACGGGAAAATATCCMATCGATCCATAATAGAGGAGTACAAACATGTCAAAGCTAATATGCAAAAAGTGTGTTCTTGA
- a CDS encoding acyl carrier protein, which translates to MEQIKDDIVDYLKANSFMDNNSVLGDNDSLTQNGIIDSIGLLELMDYICEKYSIDIPEDMLTPENFDTLEGIANMIIKLSK; encoded by the coding sequence ATGGAACAAATTAAGGATGACATTGTCGATTATTTGAAGGCTAATTCTTTTATGGACAATAACAGCGTGCTGGGTGATAATGATTCTCTCACTCAAAATGGCATAATAGATTCAATTGGTTTGCTTGAACTTATGGATTATATCTGTGAGAAATATTCTATTGATATTCCTGAGGACATGCTCACCCCGGAAAATTTTGATACTCTGGAAGGAATTGCGAATATGATAATTAAGCTGTCGAAGTGA